The Corynebacterium comes genome window below encodes:
- a CDS encoding Eco57I restriction-modification methylase domain-containing protein: MSKKFDVVIGNPPYQEEAKGGGTRDTPIYHRFMDAAYELGEKVVLITPARFLFNAGFTPQAWNEKMLADPHLSVPVYVPSSAELFPGTDIKGGIAVTYRDADQKGEAIGTFTSSPELNEIVQKVVTQHPPSLADQVSSGRAYAYTPKMHEENPVASSLMSSDAQFRVSTNTFEQLPFLFHESEPDDDQDYVQVLGLIKNVRFSRWIRSDYVTGPASFTTCKTALPAANGSGVFGETLSTPTVLEPNTAVTQTFITIGTFHNRDEAESCLKYVKTKFARTMLGVLKSTQHNPAKVWKHVPLQDFTTASDIDWSKSIPEIDQQLYAKYGLGDHEIAFIESNVKPMD, encoded by the coding sequence ATGAGCAAGAAGTTCGACGTCGTGATCGGTAACCCGCCGTACCAGGAGGAAGCCAAGGGAGGAGGAACCCGGGACACTCCCATCTACCACCGATTCATGGATGCTGCTTACGAGTTGGGAGAGAAGGTTGTGCTCATCACCCCGGCACGCTTCCTGTTCAATGCGGGTTTCACACCTCAGGCCTGGAATGAGAAGATGCTCGCGGACCCGCATCTGAGTGTGCCGGTCTACGTCCCGAGCAGCGCAGAGCTGTTCCCCGGGACCGACATCAAGGGCGGCATCGCCGTAACCTATCGCGACGCAGATCAGAAGGGTGAAGCGATCGGCACATTCACAAGTTCTCCTGAGCTCAACGAGATCGTGCAGAAAGTGGTTACTCAGCACCCTCCCTCGCTTGCTGATCAGGTGTCCAGCGGACGCGCCTATGCCTACACGCCGAAGATGCATGAGGAAAACCCCGTGGCATCCAGCCTCATGTCTAGCGACGCACAGTTTCGCGTCAGCACGAACACGTTCGAGCAGCTCCCCTTCCTCTTCCACGAGAGTGAGCCCGACGACGACCAGGACTATGTTCAGGTCCTCGGCCTAATTAAGAACGTGCGGTTCTCCCGTTGGATCCGCAGCGATTACGTGACTGGCCCAGCTAGCTTTACGACGTGCAAGACCGCGCTACCCGCTGCGAATGGTTCCGGCGTTTTCGGTGAAACGCTCTCTACCCCCACTGTGCTGGAGCCAAACACTGCTGTTACACAGACCTTCATCACCATCGGCACTTTCCACAATCGGGATGAAGCCGAATCCTGCCTGAAGTACGTCAAGACCAAGTTCGCTCGGACGATGCTAGGCGTTCTGAAGAGCACCCAGCACAACCCCGCCAAGGTGTGGAAGCATGTCCCTCTCCAGGACTTCACCACAGCGTCGGACATCGACTGGTCAAAGTCCATTCCAGAAATCGACCAGCAGCTCTACGCCAAGTACGGGCTTGGCGACCACGAGATCGCGTTCATTGAGTCGAACGTCAAACCGATGGACTGA
- a CDS encoding IS630 family transposase yields the protein MAQRGPALAALTLSEDERDQLERWVPRRKSAQDLALRSRIVLECATGASNSEVSRRLGISLPTVGKWRSRFIDKRLDGLVDEPRPGRPATIGVDQVEQVIVDTLESTPVNATHWSRASMAEKSGLSKSTVGRIWKAFGLKPHLEEGFKLSTDPLFTEKVYDIVGLYLNPPESAVVLSVDEKSQVQALQRSQPAFPILPGTPERRAHDYVRHGTTSLFAALNVADGTVISSIHRRHRSVEFKKFLVKIDKTVPEGLDVHVICDNYATHKHPSIQTWLGKHPRFHMHFTPTYSSWINQVERLFAEVTRELLQRSDHRSVQALEKDLRNWVKAWNEDPKPFIWTKTAEEILASLARYLKRIKGAGH from the coding sequence ATGGCGCAACGAGGGCCAGCATTGGCCGCATTGACACTGTCAGAAGACGAACGCGACCAGCTGGAGCGATGGGTACCTCGACGAAAATCCGCCCAGGACCTCGCGCTGCGCTCCAGAATCGTGCTGGAATGCGCGACCGGGGCATCTAACTCGGAGGTCTCCCGCCGATTGGGGATCTCGTTACCCACCGTGGGCAAGTGGCGCTCCCGATTTATCGACAAGCGCCTCGATGGGCTGGTCGATGAGCCCCGGCCCGGGCGACCGGCAACGATCGGTGTGGACCAGGTCGAGCAGGTCATCGTCGACACCCTGGAATCCACACCGGTGAATGCGACCCACTGGTCGCGGGCGAGCATGGCGGAGAAATCCGGGCTCTCGAAATCCACGGTCGGCCGGATCTGGAAGGCATTCGGTCTCAAACCCCACCTGGAGGAAGGGTTCAAGCTCTCCACTGATCCACTGTTCACCGAGAAGGTATACGACATCGTCGGGTTATATCTGAATCCGCCGGAGTCGGCAGTGGTGTTGTCGGTGGATGAGAAAAGCCAGGTCCAAGCCTTGCAACGGTCCCAGCCGGCGTTCCCGATACTGCCCGGGACCCCCGAGCGCCGCGCGCACGATTATGTTCGGCACGGCACCACGAGCTTGTTTGCGGCTCTCAACGTTGCTGATGGGACGGTGATTTCCTCGATCCATCGCCGGCACCGCTCTGTGGAGTTTAAGAAGTTTCTGGTCAAGATCGACAAGACTGTTCCCGAGGGCCTGGATGTCCATGTCATCTGTGACAACTACGCCACGCACAAGCATCCCTCTATCCAGACCTGGTTGGGGAAACATCCCCGGTTCCACATGCACTTCACACCGACGTACTCATCCTGGATAAACCAGGTCGAGCGGTTGTTCGCTGAAGTGACCCGGGAGCTTCTTCAGCGCTCGGATCACCGGAGTGTCCAGGCCCTGGAGAAAGACCTCCGTAACTGGGTGAAAGCGTGGAACGAGGACCCCAAGCCGTTCATCTGGACTAAAACGGCCGAAGAGATCCTCGCCTCCCTGGCCCGATACTTGAAACGAATTAAAGGCGCAGGACACTAG
- a CDS encoding DUF6119 family protein → MTREKKTEVRMTLYRLTGLDSVPEAVREKYLELETFQKKWVLVDNRKAFLVYGKTPDKEVSWGSVIAGLTGQSIPLKNSVAAAVLVIPAAEGISPSNRVLRGGQQTTENNDEGIVAWALSYGMGFQLLNQNAIDNGFGQRAAIRSANPLGLHSISKTTLDERPRIERSTIASGAHLRNFGFEDLGDLATRLVTEGRVDGVGTGDKLIKLRGADALSLPLSKDPKELVDDLLHIEKTLSQKPASDELAALEQLALIKDKGKITELDARLIEAIGEEDSPLLTLSFPHELIDEYGKAEAYKLLGTRERARRDYLPTLEDLLEPIKSVPEEQRLDKMGRLSVLLFENLDDEAPSSPKIPLKKWLAFQTEVGDNRYFLHHGRWYLMDRNYADVVKRRVREIFDRGPLLQDLPVWELTDQGNKEDKKRKNSELSYNKKLATHLGGLCLDQVLVHSETHRRGIEACDVLLEDGTFIHVKNVGSSSPASHLLAQALVSTEVLTYDKTAQGHLAERIRSKGINPDVFMLKPKQVVIVMAKEGKKLNADSLFTFTQVNLSRQVAQLNTQGVHVYIAPILRTTL, encoded by the coding sequence ATGACACGCGAAAAGAAGACGGAAGTGCGGATGACTCTCTATCGCCTTACCGGGCTCGATAGCGTTCCTGAGGCGGTTCGGGAGAAATATCTTGAGCTCGAAACTTTCCAGAAAAAGTGGGTCCTAGTCGATAATCGAAAGGCTTTCCTTGTCTATGGAAAAACTCCAGATAAAGAGGTGAGCTGGGGATCAGTGATAGCTGGCTTAACCGGGCAAAGCATACCCCTCAAGAACTCAGTCGCAGCAGCTGTTCTCGTTATCCCTGCCGCCGAGGGGATCTCCCCTTCGAATAGGGTCCTGAGAGGGGGTCAGCAGACTACAGAGAATAATGACGAAGGCATTGTTGCATGGGCTTTAAGTTACGGTATGGGTTTTCAGCTTCTCAACCAAAACGCGATAGACAATGGTTTTGGACAGAGAGCCGCGATCCGTTCTGCAAACCCTCTTGGGTTGCACTCCATCAGCAAAACAACACTTGATGAACGACCCCGTATCGAGCGCTCTACGATCGCTTCTGGTGCCCATCTACGCAACTTCGGCTTTGAAGATCTTGGCGATCTTGCAACCCGTTTGGTCACAGAAGGTCGGGTAGACGGGGTTGGGACTGGCGATAAATTGATTAAGCTGCGCGGAGCCGATGCCCTCAGCCTTCCCCTATCCAAAGACCCTAAAGAGCTAGTAGACGATCTCCTACACATCGAGAAAACACTTTCACAGAAGCCAGCCTCAGATGAACTGGCAGCCCTAGAGCAACTTGCCTTGATTAAAGACAAAGGCAAGATCACGGAGCTGGATGCGCGCCTTATTGAAGCAATCGGTGAAGAAGATAGTCCGCTCTTAACACTATCTTTCCCTCACGAGCTCATTGATGAATATGGCAAAGCGGAGGCATATAAACTCTTGGGGACCAGGGAGCGCGCACGACGAGATTATTTGCCTACCTTGGAAGACCTTCTCGAACCAATTAAATCCGTCCCCGAGGAACAACGACTAGACAAAATGGGACGGCTCTCGGTGCTTCTTTTTGAAAACTTGGACGATGAGGCGCCAAGCAGCCCGAAAATTCCCTTGAAGAAGTGGCTGGCTTTCCAAACCGAAGTAGGGGATAACAGATACTTCCTTCATCATGGCCGATGGTACCTAATGGATAGGAATTACGCCGACGTCGTAAAGCGCCGAGTGCGCGAGATTTTTGACCGGGGCCCCCTCCTTCAAGATCTTCCCGTCTGGGAACTAACTGATCAGGGTAATAAGGAAGATAAAAAAAGAAAGAATAGCGAGCTGTCTTACAACAAGAAGTTGGCAACTCATCTCGGGGGGCTTTGCCTAGACCAAGTCTTGGTTCATAGCGAGACTCACAGAAGAGGAATAGAAGCATGCGATGTCCTCTTGGAAGACGGGACCTTCATCCATGTTAAGAACGTAGGTTCGTCATCGCCTGCAAGCCACCTTCTCGCTCAGGCTCTCGTTTCAACCGAGGTGCTTACCTACGACAAGACGGCGCAAGGACATCTCGCAGAGAGAATTCGCAGCAAGGGAATCAATCCTGATGTTTTTATGCTCAAACCTAAACAAGTAGTGATCGTCATGGCCAAAGAAGGGAAAAAGCTTAACGCAGACTCACTCTTCACATTCACGCAAGTCAATCTGTCTCGTCAAGTAGCTCAACTCAATACTCAAGGGGTTCATGTCTACATTGCCCCTATCCTTAGAACCACCCTTTGA
- a CDS encoding helix-turn-helix domain-containing protein, with the protein MRSASATRRRSQSELAAHAGLTRPTIARVERGDDVSTSTRTEV; encoded by the coding sequence GTGCGCAGTGCTTCTGCTACACGGCGCCGGTCCCAGAGCGAGCTCGCTGCTCATGCTGGCCTCACTCGTCCCACCATCGCGCGGGTCGAACGAGGAGATGACGTATCGACGTCGACCCGGACGGAGGTGTAG
- a CDS encoding methylase yields the protein MQCDDRNENMATTPELQKRNEAVVVGDRVEVIVKSRARVKAYGEVFTPLRMVNRMLDLVKPELETGPGFVDKTFFEPSAGDGNFLTAILKRKFAAIEKRYTPAVRPKESLFALASIYGIELLEDNHQAAQAAMLGEFVKFHKRNGIKCSPRTNLFRSANHLVSTNILQGNSLTGIDPKGNPIKFSWWHRVSNEPAIVQREVFTLASLRHENAGTLDFDVHPTYAPSRIDHVHKEVRADV from the coding sequence ATGCAGTGCGACGACCGAAACGAGAACATGGCCACCACCCCAGAGCTCCAGAAGCGCAACGAGGCCGTAGTTGTCGGCGACCGCGTTGAAGTGATCGTCAAGTCACGCGCCCGGGTCAAGGCTTACGGTGAAGTCTTCACCCCGCTGCGCATGGTCAACCGAATGCTCGATCTGGTGAAGCCGGAGCTCGAAACCGGGCCCGGCTTTGTCGACAAGACGTTTTTTGAGCCCTCCGCAGGCGACGGCAACTTCCTCACTGCCATCCTCAAACGCAAGTTCGCCGCCATCGAGAAGCGCTACACTCCGGCCGTCAGGCCGAAGGAATCCCTCTTCGCTCTCGCCTCGATCTACGGCATCGAGCTCCTGGAGGACAATCATCAAGCAGCGCAGGCGGCCATGCTCGGTGAGTTCGTCAAGTTCCACAAGCGCAACGGCATCAAGTGCAGCCCCCGCACCAACCTCTTCCGCTCGGCCAACCACCTGGTCTCCACCAACATCCTGCAAGGCAACAGCCTCACAGGCATCGACCCAAAGGGCAACCCGATCAAGTTCTCCTGGTGGCACCGAGTGTCCAACGAGCCGGCCATCGTCCAGCGCGAGGTCTTCACACTCGCATCACTGCGCCACGAGAATGCCGGCACCTTGGACTTCGACGTCCATCCCACCTACGCCCCAAGTCGTATTGACCATGTCCACAAGGAAGTGAGAGCCGATGTCTAG
- a CDS encoding DEAD/DEAH box helicase, translated as MSRPNIETYREITPLIYSWTTPDIPKYGGWEKIGYTEQSSADKRIAEQASQLSVTQHKQWSRRAFFTSEAGGHFTDHDFHQYLRQQGVKRELTPKRTEWHRFTGTPQTSLQYFNDFAGQDFTRLKTTGEDDYQLRPEQEAAVKQALEAFEAGETEVLWNAKPRFGKTLTTYDLMRRLDVRRALIVTNRPAIANSWYDDFARFIGHQTTFKFVSESPSLASRAPMSRQHWLNLVLQDSADDPRLIEFVSLQDLKGSQYFGGAYNKLHHVSTEEWDILVIDEAHEGVDTTKTDIAFDQITRSHTLHLSGTPFRALASGKFTPDQIYNWTYTDEREALETWDNDSEDNPYYTLPKLNMFTYQVSRMISDKLAVGMALDEDEENIDYAFDLNAFFATKNNGFFEHEADIQKFLDCLATNEKYPFSTPELRDEIRHSFWLLDRVTSVKALERMLKKHEVFKDYTIVLAAGDGRSADADIALVGKSLDRVRDAIAEAEKSGGKTITLSVGQLTTGVTVPEWTAVIMLSNLTSPAQYMQAAFRAQNPCTFERGGQVMQKQNAYIFDFAPERTLTIYDAFANNLNPNPSGSTAVRQDNIRTLLNFFPVIGEDSEGRMVELDAAQVLTFPQVFKAREVVRRGFLSNLLFDNVAGIFRYSEHYREILEKLPKAKAGKLKSGEAIELPEPVPTVDRDGNAQVDPETVINPKVAGLGKPFWGVEEIEPIHQDTPRNKVASEVAKLVTDKLRPIRDKLKAEYGLTNTQITRDEKATEDKVRATVERTLTERAIAQKHIESELAEAATQAEAKKIEERRIEQEQDFQKDLLAVVTSLTDEVATEVVTREETKKEQSRADETMDDARAHLRGFARTIPMFLMAYGDRDMRLSNFDDYTPDDVFEEIAGISEEEFRMLRDGQKVTEEDGSVATIPGLFDEAVFDRSVQEFLDKKEELADYFDESLTEDIFAYIPQQKTSLVFTPQKVVTMMVDELEAQNPGIFADPDKTFADLFSTAGLFLMELVRRLDTGLAGVFPEQDERLRHILTTQIFEMSHNEILHQITIEAVSGGVEKRKRWIEESGHFTVCNLAHMEPEERQKAVDNLLSGRN; from the coding sequence ATGTCTAGGCCGAACATCGAGACGTACCGGGAGATCACGCCGCTGATCTACTCATGGACTACACCCGACATCCCTAAGTACGGCGGTTGGGAGAAGATCGGTTACACCGAACAGTCAAGCGCTGACAAACGAATCGCCGAGCAGGCTTCACAGTTATCCGTCACGCAGCATAAACAGTGGTCACGTCGTGCGTTCTTTACCTCCGAGGCCGGTGGACACTTCACCGACCACGACTTCCACCAGTACTTGCGCCAGCAGGGCGTCAAGCGTGAACTCACGCCCAAGCGCACCGAATGGCATCGCTTCACGGGCACGCCCCAGACCTCGCTGCAGTACTTCAATGACTTCGCCGGGCAGGACTTCACTAGGCTGAAGACCACGGGAGAGGATGACTACCAGCTTCGCCCGGAACAGGAAGCTGCCGTTAAGCAGGCTCTCGAAGCCTTCGAGGCAGGGGAGACCGAGGTGCTCTGGAACGCCAAGCCACGCTTCGGCAAAACACTCACCACCTACGACCTCATGCGTCGTCTGGACGTCCGCAGAGCACTGATTGTCACCAACCGGCCGGCCATCGCGAACTCCTGGTACGACGACTTCGCACGCTTCATCGGGCACCAGACGACCTTCAAGTTCGTCTCCGAGTCACCGTCGCTGGCCTCACGCGCCCCGATGTCGCGCCAGCATTGGCTCAACCTCGTCCTGCAGGACTCCGCCGACGACCCCCGTCTCATCGAGTTCGTCTCCCTTCAAGACCTGAAGGGTTCCCAGTATTTTGGCGGCGCCTACAACAAGCTGCACCACGTCTCCACTGAAGAGTGGGACATCCTCGTCATCGACGAGGCCCACGAGGGTGTGGACACCACCAAGACTGACATCGCCTTCGACCAGATCACACGCAGTCATACTCTGCACCTGTCCGGCACACCGTTCCGTGCGTTGGCATCGGGGAAGTTCACCCCGGACCAGATCTACAACTGGACCTACACCGATGAGCGCGAGGCCCTCGAGACGTGGGACAACGACTCCGAAGACAACCCCTATTACACGCTGCCGAAGCTGAACATGTTCACATATCAGGTTTCGCGGATGATCAGCGACAAGCTCGCCGTCGGCATGGCCCTCGACGAGGACGAGGAGAACATCGACTACGCCTTCGACCTCAACGCCTTCTTCGCCACCAAGAACAACGGCTTCTTCGAGCACGAAGCTGACATCCAGAAGTTTCTCGACTGTTTAGCCACTAACGAGAAGTACCCCTTCTCGACGCCGGAGCTTCGCGACGAGATACGCCACTCGTTCTGGTTGCTTGACCGCGTGACGTCCGTCAAGGCCCTTGAGCGCATGCTGAAGAAGCACGAGGTTTTCAAGGACTACACGATCGTGCTGGCCGCCGGCGACGGCCGCTCCGCCGACGCTGACATTGCCCTCGTCGGCAAATCCCTCGACCGGGTCCGCGACGCCATCGCCGAAGCCGAGAAGTCCGGGGGTAAGACCATCACCCTCTCGGTCGGCCAGCTCACCACCGGCGTGACCGTACCAGAGTGGACCGCGGTCATCATGTTGTCGAACCTCACCTCACCGGCGCAGTACATGCAGGCCGCCTTCCGGGCGCAAAACCCCTGTACCTTCGAGCGCGGCGGCCAGGTGATGCAGAAGCAGAACGCCTACATCTTCGACTTCGCCCCCGAGCGCACCCTCACGATCTACGACGCCTTCGCCAACAACCTCAACCCTAATCCCTCCGGAAGCACTGCCGTGCGTCAGGACAACATCCGCACGCTGCTGAACTTCTTCCCGGTCATCGGTGAAGACTCCGAGGGGCGCATGGTTGAGCTCGACGCCGCGCAGGTGCTCACCTTCCCACAGGTCTTCAAGGCGCGAGAAGTCGTCCGCCGTGGCTTTCTCTCCAACCTCCTCTTCGACAACGTAGCCGGCATCTTTCGCTACTCCGAGCACTACAGGGAAATCCTAGAAAAGCTTCCCAAAGCCAAGGCCGGCAAGCTCAAGTCAGGAGAGGCGATCGAGCTCCCTGAGCCAGTACCTACTGTGGACCGCGACGGCAACGCCCAGGTCGACCCCGAGACCGTCATCAATCCTAAGGTCGCTGGCCTCGGCAAGCCGTTCTGGGGCGTCGAGGAGATCGAACCCATTCACCAGGACACCCCTCGCAACAAGGTCGCATCTGAGGTTGCCAAGCTCGTCACCGACAAGCTGCGGCCGATCCGCGATAAGCTCAAGGCCGAGTATGGCCTGACCAACACGCAGATCACCCGCGACGAAAAGGCAACCGAGGACAAGGTGCGCGCCACCGTCGAACGGACCCTCACCGAGCGCGCCATTGCCCAAAAACACATCGAGAGCGAGCTCGCCGAAGCAGCCACACAAGCTGAAGCAAAGAAGATCGAGGAACGGCGTATCGAGCAGGAGCAGGACTTCCAGAAGGATCTCCTCGCAGTGGTCACCTCGCTCACAGATGAGGTGGCAACTGAGGTTGTTACCCGCGAAGAGACGAAGAAGGAGCAGTCGCGGGCCGACGAGACGATGGATGATGCTCGCGCTCACCTTCGCGGTTTCGCCCGAACCATCCCCATGTTCCTGATGGCCTACGGGGACCGAGACATGCGGCTGTCGAACTTCGACGACTACACCCCCGATGACGTGTTCGAGGAGATCGCCGGGATTTCTGAAGAGGAGTTTCGGATGCTTCGCGACGGTCAGAAGGTCACCGAGGAGGACGGCAGCGTCGCCACGATCCCGGGTCTGTTCGACGAAGCCGTCTTCGACCGGTCCGTCCAAGAGTTCCTCGACAAGAAGGAAGAGCTTGCCGATTACTTCGATGAATCGCTCACCGAGGATATTTTCGCCTACATCCCCCAGCAGAAGACCTCACTCGTGTTCACCCCGCAGAAGGTCGTGACCATGATGGTTGACGAACTCGAGGCCCAGAACCCCGGTATCTTCGCCGACCCCGACAAGACCTTCGCGGACCTGTTCTCCACCGCCGGTCTGTTCCTCATGGAGCTCGTCCGGCGCCTGGACACCGGTCTCGCTGGCGTCTTCCCCGAGCAGGACGAGCGCCTGCGTCACATACTCACCACCCAGATCTTCGAGATGAGCCACAACGAGATCCTGCACCAGATTACCATCGAAGCTGTCTCTGGTGGAGTCGAGAAGCGCAAGCGCTGGATCGAGGAATCCGGCCACTTCACGGTGTGCAACCTGGCCCACATGGAACCAGAAGAACGACAGAAGGCTGTCGACAACCTGCTGAGCGGGAGGAACTGA